The Larimichthys crocea isolate SSNF chromosome X, L_crocea_2.0, whole genome shotgun sequence genome segment AGTATTCACATCACAGCATATTACCTGTCTGGCATATTACAGTGCACTGCACACCAAAGGTAAAGAAGTTAAAGAACTTAATAAATGAGACACTTAATGCTCCTTCATCCTTGCTGTGGTTTGAACATGTTATTAGTTATGGATTATagttttaaaaagctttaaGTCCAGGAGAGCGGAAACAAAGAGAGTATTCAAGCCAATAAGACATTTTCTCTTTGACATTTGAGTCATTTTCTGGCATTGTATCTGTAATTCTAACCAACACCCACTCCTCCCCTGTGGCTCCGGCTTTCAGGGCTATGCTTTGAAAAAAAGGGGTAAATGTTTAATTAGTCACTATAATGAATAGTTAAGTTGTATGTGCCACTTCTTGTCTTGTTCTGCCTTGCTTTCTTACTCGCGTGCCCCAGTGCGTCTTCTCCTTGTGGCTTTCCTCCTTTCTAAATAAGTTATGAGAAATGCCAAAGCACAGTCCGAAGGAGGCAGGAGATGGAGTAAAGTCTAGGTTGTAGACACAGCAGACAGGCCAGAGGGTTGTGGCTGTTGTTCAACCTGCATGCTTTAAAAAGGACACAGTCCGTACACTAACAATACATAATCCATTTATGAACACTACCTCAGTTGTAGAATGCATGTGCACGCATGTACATGGACTTGAACTCTTCCTCCACTTGTCCTTTATGACAAGTTGGAACACATAGTCCAACATACACattgacagcagagcagcacctTTCCTGAATAAACCATCACAATAATTCATCTTTAGTATTAACTCATTACTTATTCATAACCTTCCAATAGACCCTGCTTAGATACACTGGAtggggaaggaggaaggaagggaaatATGATGGGAAAgaacaagacagaaagaaaaacagaaactgtgaaaGGAGCAGGTCTTGCTTAGTGCTGCACAAACCTGTGAAAGCCCAGTGAGACCAGACTGCATGGACATTTCAGCTAAATTGGCTTTTGCTTGGAGGCGAACAGACGTTTTATTCATCTCATAAGAAGGCAGCATGCCAATATGGCCATTAGGTAGGTATTTCCTTTACAACAATTAGCTCTCATACAGTGTTAcctcatttgtcatttgtcagtgAGCTCGCCTTTTGATTTACTTCTGTGCTGAAATAAGCGATGAGTACAGCAACAGAATTGTATAAATGGCTTGTAGTGAAGGCGCTCTGCAAGAACACTCACTGGGgtcatttcactgttttatttcatatagcGTTCCTCatccttttatttattgcattttatttattcatttttaatcccCTGGCTCAAAGAAAAGCTATGCGTTGTTGCCAACCCTAATCCACTGAACTTTTAAGGTTTATGTGGATTTCACTAATGAATGTACATTCTACAAATACGTTGCCAATTACCAGTGGTTGTCCTGGATTGCAATTATAACACCAATTTTCTACTGATGGCAGAATAATTGTATTCTAAAAAGATGTGCTATTATTATTCGACAGTGTCTGAGcaggagaaataaacacacagacctACAGAGGCAGGCACAAACTACCAGTGATTACACATGCACAATGTTCTTATGTTAACCTTGCCAcagtcagctgtcagtcactcacCTCTGACAAGCATGACTCACACCTACGCCTCCTTTCATTGGGCAGTGACAGTTCATGACTAACCTGTCCTCTGAGCAAATTGGACAGCCACTTGTGATGGGCACAAATGAAGGACGAGGGATTAggttgtgaatgtgtgtgtctgtcagtgtgtgcgtTAGGGGTTGAGGACTCAGGCCATAGAAAGAGCTTAAcctcctctgtgctctgtttaAGAAAAAGACTGCTTAGTAAGAACAGGAACAAATGTTGACATTATGTATAGAACGTTGATGTGTTTCTGCACACATTTCTATATTCTATTATGGTCACAATATCAAGCAGGGGCCTGCAAAGTTTTTTACGTCGAGGACCTTCAATAGAAAGACAGAGCAGGGACCCACATGTGTATAAAAATGTCTTGAATATTAACTGGGGCTACAGTAACATGTAAGGCAGTATGTATACATAGTGCTATGTATAAACATACATTGTTCATACAATGCTGAGCTATTCTAATAATTGTTCTCAGCTTTTAGTAAATCCAAACTCGAggtaattataatattttaggTGTTCTCCCATTTGTACTTACCCATAACATAGATTAATGTACTGTAGCAGTCTCTTGTGGAGAAGTTACCGAACGTTCCATTGTGGTTTTACAATAAAGTCCATACACTTGGTATAATAATACAGCTTGTGGGccaatatgttttaattacGTGTAGCTAACAAGTTCATTGACCCCCTGTTGAAGATGCAGGATATGGAGAGTATATCTCTACTGCCTTCCTAATGAAGAGTAACATTTTGCACATGCGTTTCCTTTGCATCTACGGGTTGAGATGCAGATCTGCTGAGGCTATATTAAGAAGAAGATAATTCTACATCCAGCTTGCTAAACCTGCTGGGGTGCAAACAATGCTGCTAATAGCATTAAAGGTAAATTGTCTTTTGTCAACTGAGTTTGGTCATCATTGCCATTATCATTTCAGAGTATTCCTCCAGGCTGAGATtccaaacataaacaatatgGAGTCTCTTCATCTGCTGATGAGCTGCTAACACTCTTGCCATCTGATTCAGTTTCTGGCTCTTTCTCCACTCATGAAACATCCACTTTCATGGGaaccctgctgctgtcactgtgtccAAGGCTGTGGTAAACTCTACACACAGTCTCCCTCGATCTGCTTCTAGATCAGTATGATGGCAGAATGGATGATGTCCTTACACGTTCTGTCCCTTTTGGTCTTCACAGAGTGGAAACTGAGCTTCTGAATCCAGTCATTTCATGTAATGATGGTTAAGAATTATCCTTGTTCCAGTACTGATACACACAATAACTTCTTCTTATTTGCTGTGTCCTTGTCCAGGTCAAAGGTCTCGTGGAATGGTATTTTTACTCCCTTACCTACCTTTACCTTTTTATATTGTACTATACATCGTCATGATCAACAGTAGCATTTGGATTTTTGTTCAAGTTCTGTTTCAGACATTGAACATTTGAGAAATTTCATGGCTTATTTCTGTCAAAGGAAAAAACAGGCACTAAAGATTGCTCAAACAATAAACAGCTCTAATCGTAGGTATAAATGAATGGTTATTGGTCATGGAAAGAAAGCTAGCTATTTGTTTTGATAgtacagacagatggacaggcAGCATTGTTGGAAAGAGTTTGATGGCTGTATTGATGAGTTACACCGTTTGGTGCGGCAGAAGGTCACCATTGAAGATTCACAGCTTTCCAGGAAAAAAGACCCCCTTCTTTTTCTTGGGAAGTTCAGCTGCCATTTAGATCTCTACATCATTACATCAAGAGATTGATCCCTGATCACAGCTTACCAGGAATCCAAACAGCCTTGCTTGCGGTGTTGCTATAGCAATGGGCACAGTTTTTAGACACCGCAGGTCTCTGAACATGACCACGATAAAGAGAGAAGACCTTAAGGTCCTGCATCCAATGACCTCTTTGGTTTCTTGCTTTTAGTCTTTTCCAATGGCCTCTGCAGTTAGCGACAAGAAAGAGCGCTGTGTCATTTTATAGCTCATAAATGACTTCTGTCCTCTGGCACATTCCTCCCACACGGTGCAACTAATGTTTTCTTGGTTGCTAGATTTCCATTTCGATTTTTTTGTACTCAGAGACAAGGATGTAATTTCCACAGACATGAAGGGGGCATGCCCCCATCACCTTTCAAAATCCTATTTTTGACCCGCTGACtagtttgttttgtatgttcTGATTGATTCTCATACTGAAGTTTGTCTGAACATTGGTATCTCACCGCAACCGTCCAGATGCAACAAGATCTGaggtgataataataataataataatagagacATCAGAGTCGTTCGCAGTTATTACCTAGCCCTTCAAGCAATGAGCTTAACGAGCAGTAGCAAGTGCTGCAGTGATGGAGGAACTGCTTTGCCCTGCGTTTCGCCTTTCAGGCTACAACAGGCTGCCCTACATTAGTTATGAAGGTTATTGGTGCAGACAGAAGGGCTGAAAATAAGATTATGCAAACTTCACATATATTTTCAGAAATTGTGTTCTCCCCACTCTCAGGCACAATGTTTATATATTCTATATGTATCCGCTACAAATATATGGTGCTTCACGGGTGCTTTTTATACAGATTAGCCTTCTCATGATAGTGTGTGGGAACAGAAGGGGCGCTCCCATAACGCGACATAAGCACGCTGCGTAGGGCCCTGCGTCACTGCGTAGGGCCCTGcgcccccaaaaaaaaaaaataaataaaaaaataacgcGATTGACTTCAGCATCACATTGAGGAGGGAGTGACTGTCATGCTAGGAGAGGAGTATGAGACGAAAGGGTTCCACAGATTCGTGCTCTGTtcgcgtgtgtgagtgtgacggCGTGCCAATGAGCTGTGTAGCCGAATTGGCGTGTTCTTAGTCAAATGAGAGGTCTCAATTTAAACCAATGACGTCGCTGTATGCAAATCAGGGCGCATCTATAGCCAATGATCTGTCTGTATGCAAATCGATGGCGGAGCAAATTGCGTGGCTATGCCGAGGGCACAGAAGGAAAAGGAGGCAATGAAATTTGTTCGATAACTTTGGTATTTTGTGTCGTAAGGGTTTGAAACTTTGAACAGTAAACTGCATTACAACTGGGAAGGCATTTGTTCAGTAACTTTGGTATTTTGTGTCGTAAGGGCTTGAAACTTTGAACAGCAAACTGCATTACAACTGNNNNNNNNNNNNNNNNNNNNNNNNNNNNNNTTGTTATAGACAGACATTTGCAGTCCATACAAACAGATTTATCCAGGATCAAGGAAAAAAAGTTCaatcaacacaaaaaacatcaccaacataaaaataaagatcacAGCCGACCAGACCATGTAGAACCAATAAAAGGCCATCACACATGCAGtttaaaggaaaaagagacGTAGTGAACCAGTTTTACAGCAACATACAagccactacacacacacatgttgcaaGGGATGTTGCCAGTACACGTCCTCTATGGGTTCGTCTACAttgatgtttgttgttattACCACCTGTCGCTGTACATCTTAAGTTCTGTGAGTGTTGTAGTCTTGTCTCTTTTTACCTCTACTAAACTATATAAGCTGGACCTAACCTTAACCCACCCTAATTTCTTTACTGCAACTTTCACAAACCGCAGACGGTACTGTAAACCATGTCGTAGTCATTTAGTGGCTGATGGATGTGTCTCCTCCTTTCTGGGCTCCACTCTCCTGCACGCTGGACACAACAGCGCTTCTTCTCTGTGCATTTGCTCCGCTTGCAGTTAATAGCGTTTCCTTCTCCCATTCTCACTACaatttgactttttctgtttttgattttgttttcactctAACAGATGCGACTTGAAATTTAGCAcatagattaaaaaatgttagaagtaaactgattttttaaaattcctgAAAAAAGTACAACACAATAACCTAACAAGAGTGAATTTAATTTgttcttcccccccccccccccatcatcTCTATACTTCAGCTTGCTCTGCAAACAGGCAgatagacatttttttctcaacTTCATAAAAATTGTCATCCGTAAAAGTGTCTTGTGTGTTAGGGGAATGTAGCCGACATTTTCAGGTAGTCATTTCATGCCACTTTTAATAATCGTTTAAAAAAACGCTTGGGAGGCCATTTTGAGGATGTGGAGTCAGCGGAGTCAGTGTAGAGTGGGCAGTCTGAGACTGGTGATGTAGGAAGTTCGGATGTCACTCTTGTTGTGCTGCCAATTCAGCTAGTActtctctacacacacacacacaaacacacacacacacacacacacacacacacacacacacacacggtttcttgccccctctctctgtcatacACTTCAAAAACCCGCCTCTCTGGGTGTGAAATGACTTCTTCCCTGGCCGACTTCACATTGTATAGTAATTACACAccttcatctctttttctttttttttttcctagtaCTGCTTGCCATTCTCAGTTAGTCTACACTTACGTCTTCCTTAAATGGCTAATCAACTTAAAATTGTTCTAAACTGCAGAAGATCTGCTCTGTAAAATGCTCCATTTACCtacagtcattttaacatgtacCATTacttgttttaataaagttttatgtGTCATAATGCAATCATAGCTGTTACTGTCAAAGAAATTGTATTTTCAAACATTGTCTACATACATCGGGTTCATTCTGCTCTAATCTGAGCCAGTAAATACACGTTACTAAAATATGCAGTATTTTGATTAGCTTAAGCACATGTGTTGCACATTCATGTCAGTTATCGTAAATATTGGTGCTTAGAGCTGGGATTCTTCTGAAGCTCTGATGCCTCCAGAAGTGCCCAAATGTTACACAATGTAATGAAACCAAAACTTAATGGAGTTATATTGatacatattcataaatataaagaaattcATTATATATTCAGAAACCAGTAAAAGTATCTGACATATTTATCTTTTGGTAGTTGTAAATTAAAATTCTAGTGATCATCAGAGATATTACAGTTCATTCTGAGAGGCATGTGCGTGTCATCCaaaagttgttgagatattttagaccaaatcaaagtggtggactgaccaacAGACTGTTCTTGATGTATATACTATGAATCTGTTTTTACTCTACTTTCCCTATTAAAGTCATGTAGTTTTCAATGTGGTATAAAATCCATTTTCAAACACTTCATTTTGCTCGggcttattttatatttgtcagAGTTACCCTATCAATTTGAAGTTTATTTGCCCACACTTGCCCCCGATAATTTTATGCAACTCTCCACATCACAACAGCCAATTAGGCTGCCTTTCCCTTCACAAGCAGCTATACAGACAGATGCTGAAGAACCAATTACAAACACTTGCTGTTCTGTATGGGTTATGGGCTGCTGACATGGGGATCAGCTGTTAGagtaagtgtgaatgtgtgcgtaTCTGTGTGAATAGTTTTAGATGGGTAGTGTGGGAGTGCATGTGCACATGAACAAATGTGTAAAGAGATGGATTGTGACGGACTGTGGTTGTTAGATATGAAATATTTGGTAACCCTTTATTTTACAGTCCCCTACCGGCATTATGATGGTAactacagtaaaataataacacacttACTGTGTAAAAGGAGAGAAATTACCTCGTAGTATAATCCAATATCTCCATCTAGTTACTAGGTTATTGGGCTGCCTTGGCTTGTAATAACTTTGCTTATTCATTTATCATCATGCCTGATTTTATTTAGTACTTACCTGGCAAAAATGCCATCAGGATCCTTTCTAATGAAACTTTCTGTAGTGTTACCAGGTAAAAAATGTCTACTTACCAAGTGAATAAGATGAAAGTGTGCCGTAAAAGAAAGTGTGGCTTCTTTCCACAGTCTTACCAGTTTCTTACTATGTAATTAAACCAAGACTGTtcagttttacatattttacgttctcattttgtttgttctccttcttttcttttataaccttccctttctgcttctttttctttcctttccttctcctcttcctctttcattttcacCTCCTCTTGAGCACCTCGCATTAACTGCTTCTGCTCAAGGAGCttctgaaaagagaaaaaaacagaatattctTTTACCGCACATACAAAGGCTCATTCTGAGTCAATCCAACTCAAGCTGTTAGAATCCAACGAGTCATTATTCTGAAGTAAAGTGATGAGTCTAGGCAGTGCATCTGAAGCTTGTTGGTCTTTGAGACTCGCCTCCAAAGCATCACACTGTCtgttctgctgct includes the following:
- the LOC113746532 gene encoding stress response protein NST1-like, which encodes MQGLREALCSAITEIKSVKEENKALKEGTGQQMEKLLEQKQLMRGAQEEVKMKEEEEKERKEKEAEREGYKRKEGEQTK